One segment of Aquimarina sp. BL5 DNA contains the following:
- a CDS encoding universal stress protein: MKNILVPLGLSENSVSIARLQYTIDFAKEIGGTVYAVQIFKELPRSGSLPSVNETLKNISVTTIEEKFAQVDKKGVDLIALPLEGDLLEAIPEFNLQHSIDLIVLGAESNDIKNPYFLGQTSGSLVKKTEIPVLVIPENYIFQPISKVLMAIKSGVIKKQNSLNPIKEILNTFNSDVKLLQVKTKEFLPEDVEFQKDLAEIITSYKSSENATLFQGVLEHLNENNPDLLSVFRRRRGFFAKLWEENVILKKDFESRIPLLILKGALRD; this comes from the coding sequence ATGAAAAATATTCTTGTTCCTTTAGGTCTATCAGAAAATTCGGTTAGTATAGCTCGACTTCAATACACTATTGATTTCGCAAAAGAAATAGGAGGAACAGTATATGCTGTTCAAATTTTTAAAGAATTACCCAGATCAGGCAGTCTTCCTTCGGTTAACGAAACTCTAAAAAATATTTCGGTTACTACAATTGAAGAAAAATTCGCTCAAGTTGATAAAAAAGGTGTAGATCTAATTGCGTTACCATTAGAAGGTGATTTATTAGAGGCTATCCCGGAATTCAACCTACAACACTCTATTGATTTAATTGTTCTTGGTGCAGAAAGTAATGATATCAAAAACCCTTATTTTCTTGGTCAAACCTCTGGGAGTTTGGTAAAAAAGACAGAAATACCAGTACTAGTAATTCCAGAAAATTATATTTTTCAACCAATATCCAAAGTTTTAATGGCTATTAAATCTGGGGTTATTAAAAAACAAAATTCGCTGAATCCTATAAAAGAAATCTTAAATACTTTTAATTCAGATGTAAAGTTACTTCAGGTAAAGACAAAAGAATTTTTGCCAGAAGATGTAGAGTTCCAAAAAGATTTAGCAGAAATTATAACATCCTATAAATCTTCTGAAAACGCAACTTTATTCCAAGGAGTTTTAGAGCATCTTAATGAAAATAATCCTGATCTATTATCCGTTTTTAGACGTAGAAGAGGCTTTTTCGCCAAGCTATGGGAAGAGAATGTAATATTGAAAAAAGATTTTGAAAGTAGAATTCCTTTATTAATTCTTAAGGGTGCTTTACGTGATTAA
- a CDS encoding MATE family efflux transporter has protein sequence MSSVISFKNINRLAIPAIIAGVAEPVLSATDTAIVGNIPVNGTESLAAVGIVGSFLSMLIWVLAQTRAAISAIISQYLGAGKLDEVKTLPAQAILFNIGLSITILLITVPFIKEIFILLKAEGQVLEYCISYYGIRVWGFPLSLFVFAVFGIFRGLQNTFWPMIIALIGVVANVILDFALVYGIKGILEPMHLEGAAWASLFSQILMAALSFILLIKKTEVSLRLEKLWHPEMKRFLVMSGNLFIRSLALNTTLLLAVREATSLGTNYIAAHSIAIQLWLFFAFFIDGYGGAGNILGGRLLGAKDYKNLVAMSKKVNIYGIVVACLLGGFSFLMLEQLGLIFTKDPEVLAIFSGFFYLVLLALPINALAFVGDGIFKGLGETGFLRNVLLGSTFLGFVPALLIARYFDWKLHGIWIAITVWMLIRGLALVIKFRSKYYPLAAT, from the coding sequence GTGAGTAGTGTTATAAGTTTTAAAAATATAAACCGCTTGGCAATTCCGGCAATTATAGCAGGTGTTGCAGAACCAGTGTTGTCTGCCACCGATACTGCAATTGTGGGAAATATTCCGGTAAATGGTACAGAGTCTCTTGCTGCAGTTGGAATTGTGGGATCATTTTTGTCTATGTTGATATGGGTGCTAGCGCAAACTCGTGCAGCAATCTCCGCCATTATTTCGCAATATTTAGGAGCAGGGAAACTGGATGAAGTAAAGACACTACCTGCACAAGCAATACTTTTTAATATTGGCCTAAGTATAACAATTCTTCTTATTACTGTACCTTTTATTAAAGAAATTTTTATACTTCTAAAAGCCGAAGGTCAGGTGTTAGAGTATTGTATTTCATACTATGGCATTCGAGTATGGGGATTTCCTTTATCATTATTTGTATTTGCTGTTTTCGGAATTTTCAGAGGACTTCAAAATACATTTTGGCCCATGATTATTGCACTTATTGGAGTCGTAGCAAATGTTATATTGGATTTTGCTTTGGTTTATGGAATAAAAGGAATTTTGGAACCGATGCATCTCGAAGGCGCGGCGTGGGCAAGCCTTTTTTCACAGATCCTAATGGCTGCCTTATCATTTATTTTATTGATTAAAAAGACAGAAGTATCACTACGATTAGAAAAACTTTGGCATCCAGAAATGAAACGTTTTTTAGTGATGAGTGGGAATCTTTTTATTCGCTCACTGGCGTTAAATACTACATTGCTTCTAGCAGTAAGAGAAGCGACAAGTTTAGGGACAAATTATATTGCAGCTCATAGTATTGCTATACAATTATGGTTGTTCTTTGCGTTTTTTATTGATGGATATGGTGGTGCTGGTAATATTTTGGGCGGACGATTATTAGGGGCTAAAGACTATAAAAACCTAGTTGCAATGTCTAAGAAAGTAAATATATATGGAATTGTAGTAGCATGTCTTTTAGGTGGTTTTTCTTTCTTGATGTTAGAACAATTAGGGTTGATTTTCACTAAAGATCCGGAGGTGTTAGCTATATTTAGTGGTTTCTTCTATTTAGTTTTACTTGCATTACCCATAAATGCATTAGCGTTTGTTGGTGATGGAATATTCAAGGGGCTTGGAGAGACTGGATTTTTGCGGAATGTACTTTTAGGCTCTACATTTCTTGGTTTTGTTCCTGCATTATTAATCGCTAGATATTTTGATTGGAAACTCCATGGAATATGGATCGCTATTACTGTTTGGATGTTGATCAGAGGATTAGCATTGGTAATAAAATTTAGAAGTAAGTATTATCCATTGGCCGCTACTTAA
- a CDS encoding GNAT family N-acetyltransferase, translating into MIRKAVPSNLDTIHKLTQACAKAMIAREIYQWNEHYPTRSRFEKDIELQELYVLEENNIIMGIIVVTELMDEEYIPIEWLTKNQNNLYIHRLAIHPDYWGKGYAQRLMSWAETFAEKKGYESIRLDTFSQNKRNQKFYETRGYKRLGDIFFPKQSEHPFYCYELVL; encoded by the coding sequence ATGATTCGTAAAGCAGTACCTTCTAATCTAGATACTATTCATAAATTAACGCAAGCTTGTGCTAAGGCTATGATTGCTAGAGAAATTTATCAATGGAATGAACATTATCCTACCCGATCTCGTTTTGAGAAAGATATAGAACTACAAGAATTATATGTTTTAGAAGAAAATAATATCATTATGGGTATTATCGTAGTTACAGAACTTATGGATGAAGAATATATTCCGATTGAATGGCTTACCAAGAATCAAAACAATTTATATATACATCGATTAGCAATACATCCGGATTATTGGGGTAAGGGATATGCACAACGATTAATGAGTTGGGCAGAAACGTTTGCAGAAAAGAAAGGTTACGAATCTATTCGTCTAGATACCTTTAGCCAAAACAAAAGAAACCAAAAGTTTTATGAAACCAGAGGATATAAAAGATTAGGAGATATTTTTTTTCCAAAACAAAGTGAACATCCTTTTTATTGTTATGAATTGGTATTGTGA
- a CDS encoding 6-carboxytetrahydropterin synthase has translation MSKIRITKQFSFETGHALYGYDGKCKNVHGHSYKLGVTVIGSPITDTSHVKLGMVIDFGDLKKIVKEDIEDIFDHATVFNKNTPHIELARELEKRGHNVILVDYQPTSENMVIDFAKKIKARLPENILLHSLKLQETETSFAEWYASDND, from the coding sequence ATGAGTAAGATCAGAATTACCAAACAATTTTCTTTCGAAACCGGTCATGCATTATATGGTTATGATGGCAAGTGCAAAAATGTCCATGGACATAGTTATAAATTGGGTGTTACCGTTATCGGAAGTCCTATCACCGACACGTCTCATGTAAAATTGGGAATGGTTATCGATTTTGGAGACCTTAAGAAGATTGTAAAAGAAGATATAGAAGATATCTTTGATCACGCAACTGTTTTTAATAAGAACACGCCGCACATAGAGTTGGCTAGAGAATTAGAAAAAAGGGGCCACAATGTTATTTTAGTAGATTATCAACCTACAAGTGAAAATATGGTAATTGATTTTGCTAAAAAAATTAAAGCAAGACTTCCAGAGAATATACTATTACATTCTCTAAAGCTTCAGGAAACCGAAACTTCTTTTGCTGAGTGGTATGCATCTGATAACGACTAA
- a CDS encoding enoyl-CoA hydratase/isomerase family protein → MTTTRTNGSLYTHSENHIATVEFGHPASNSFPSELLERLTNAINTLSNDPSIHVIILKSEGEKAFCAGASFDELVAITNLEEGKKFFSGFANVINSMRKCKQPILGRIQGKTVGGGVGLASACDYCMATEAASIKLSELTIGIGPFVIEPAVSRKIGLAAFEALAWDASQWKNAYWAKEKGVFTRVFETITELDKEVQLFAEKLASYNPQAIQAMKEVNWKGTDHWDKLLTERAEVSGELVLSKFTKDALEKFKK, encoded by the coding sequence ATGACTACCACAAGAACTAACGGAAGTTTATATACACACTCAGAAAATCATATTGCCACTGTAGAATTTGGACATCCGGCAAGTAATTCTTTCCCATCAGAGCTATTAGAGAGATTAACAAATGCTATTAATACTTTGTCCAATGACCCTTCGATTCACGTTATTATTTTGAAATCAGAAGGAGAAAAAGCATTTTGCGCAGGAGCTTCTTTTGATGAATTAGTTGCGATCACTAATCTAGAAGAAGGGAAAAAATTCTTTTCAGGATTTGCTAATGTAATAAACTCAATGCGAAAATGTAAACAACCAATTCTTGGCAGAATACAGGGAAAAACTGTAGGTGGCGGTGTTGGTTTAGCTTCAGCATGTGATTATTGTATGGCAACGGAAGCTGCATCAATTAAATTGAGCGAACTAACGATTGGTATTGGACCTTTTGTTATTGAACCAGCAGTATCCAGAAAAATAGGATTAGCAGCTTTTGAAGCATTGGCTTGGGATGCATCTCAATGGAAAAATGCCTATTGGGCTAAGGAAAAAGGAGTGTTTACCAGAGTATTCGAAACTATTACAGAGCTGGATAAAGAAGTTCAATTGTTTGCAGAAAAATTAGCAAGCTATAACCCACAGGCTATACAGGCAATGAAAGAAGTAAATTGGAAAGGAACAGATCATTGGGATAAATTATTAACAGAAAGAGCTGAGGTATCTGGAGAATTAGTATTGTCAAAGTTTACCAAAGATGCATTAGAAAAATTCAAAAAATAA
- a CDS encoding two-component system response regulator, whose amino-acid sequence MSRINHTILIDDNKTTNFLNKYLMLKSKRFRRIEEFINGHKVLERFEKDQSFEPDIIFLDIDMADINGWEFLERFEKLYSKKVKTKIFILSSIVNTEYSKVLNAKHFTPEYLIKPLNLKLINSLYHKYFVIEG is encoded by the coding sequence ATGTCTAGGATTAATCATACCATACTTATTGATGACAATAAAACCACTAACTTCCTGAATAAGTACTTAATGCTAAAATCAAAACGTTTTAGACGCATAGAGGAATTTATAAATGGGCATAAAGTACTTGAGCGATTTGAAAAGGATCAATCTTTTGAACCAGATATCATTTTTTTAGATATAGATATGGCAGATATAAATGGATGGGAGTTTCTCGAGAGATTTGAAAAATTATATTCAAAAAAAGTAAAAACAAAAATTTTCATCCTTTCTTCTATAGTTAATACTGAATATTCTAAAGTACTCAATGCTAAACATTTTACTCCAGAATACTTAATTAAACCCTTAAACTTGAAACTTATTAACTCTTTGTATCATAAGTATTTTGTAATTGAAGGTTAG
- a CDS encoding UDP-2,3-diacylglucosamine diphosphatase, producing MKLINLSEGKKIYFASDNHLGAPTTEKSFPREQKFVSWLDEIKKDAAAIFLLGDLFDFWFEYKTVVPKGFTRTLGKLAEITDAGIPVYYFVGNHDLWMNGYFEEELNIPVFHKPQEFTFNNTTFLIGHGDGLGPGDKGYKRMKKVFTNPVAKWFFRWLHPDLGVKLAQYLSVKNKLISGDEDVTFLGEDNEWLVQYCKRKLEAKHTDYFVFGHRHLPMEIELNSNSRYTNLGDWIVHYTYAVFDGKEMKLEKYKKDNKSG from the coding sequence ATGAAACTTATAAATCTTTCAGAAGGTAAAAAGATATATTTTGCATCAGATAATCACTTAGGAGCTCCAACTACAGAGAAGAGTTTTCCAAGAGAGCAAAAATTTGTAAGCTGGTTAGATGAGATTAAAAAAGATGCCGCCGCAATTTTTTTATTAGGTGATCTTTTCGACTTTTGGTTTGAATATAAAACGGTTGTTCCTAAAGGGTTTACAAGAACATTAGGGAAACTAGCAGAGATTACTGACGCCGGAATTCCTGTATACTATTTTGTGGGGAATCATGATCTTTGGATGAATGGTTATTTTGAAGAAGAATTGAACATCCCAGTGTTTCATAAACCTCAGGAATTTACTTTTAACAATACAACATTTCTTATTGGTCATGGAGATGGTTTAGGACCAGGAGACAAAGGGTACAAACGTATGAAAAAAGTGTTTACCAATCCTGTTGCTAAATGGTTTTTTAGATGGTTACATCCAGATTTAGGAGTAAAGTTAGCGCAATACCTTTCCGTAAAAAATAAATTAATCTCAGGAGATGAGGATGTTACTTTTCTAGGAGAAGATAACGAATGGTTGGTGCAATACTGTAAGCGAAAACTAGAGGCTAAACATACAGATTACTTTGTTTTTGGACATAGACATCTTCCAATGGAAATTGAACTGAATTCAAATTCGAGATATACCAATCTAGGAGATTGGATAGTGCATTACACTTATGCTGTTTTTGATGGCAAAG